The Neoarius graeffei isolate fNeoGra1 chromosome 12, fNeoGra1.pri, whole genome shotgun sequence genome window below encodes:
- the skp1 gene encoding S-phase kinase-associated protein 1 isoform X2: MPTIKLQSSDGEMFEVDVEIAKQSVTIKTMLEDLGMDDEGDDDPVPLPNVNAAILKKVIQWCTHHKDDPPPPEDDENKEKRTDDIPVWDQEFLKVDQGTLFELILAANYLDIKGLLDVTCKTVANMIKGKTPEEIRKTFNIKNDFTEEEEAQVRKENQWCEEK, encoded by the exons ATGCCAACAATTAAGCTTCAAAGCTCCGATGGAGAGATGTTTGAAGTGGATGTTGAAATCGCGAAGCAATCTGTGACTATAAAGACAATGTTGGAAG ATTTAGGCATGGATGATGAAGGGGATGATGATCCCGTCCCTCTTCCAAATGTGAATGCGGCCATCCTCAAAAAG GTAATTCAGTGGTGCACGCATCACAAAGATGATCCCCCACCCCCTGAGGATGATGAGAACAAAGAGAAGAGGACAGATGACATTCCTGTGTGGGATCAGGAGTTCCTCAAAGTGGACCAAGGCACACTCTTTGAACTCATTCTG GCTGCAAATTATTTGGACATCAAAGGATTGTTAGATGTCACCTGCAAAACAGTTGCAAATATGATTAAGGGTAAAACCCCAGAAGAAATCAGGAAGACGTTCAATATTAAAAACGACTTCACAGAGGAAGAGGAAGCTCAG